One Cucurbita pepo subsp. pepo cultivar mu-cu-16 chromosome LG20, ASM280686v2, whole genome shotgun sequence genomic window carries:
- the LOC111783044 gene encoding calcium-dependent protein kinase 10-like — MGNCNACVRPETAEDEKSVNRKKNDKERKSNPYSRDPVARSPAPLRVLKDVMPLSHRTRISDKYILGLELGRGEFGITYLCTDRETKEALACKSISKRKLRTAVDIEDVRREVAIMSNLPEHPNIVKLKATYEDNENVHLVMELCEGGELFDRIVARGHYTERAAANVVRTVAEVVRMCHANGVMHRDLKPENFLFANKKEHSPLKAIDFGLSVFFKPGEKFSEIVGSPYYMAPEVLKRNYGPEVDIWSAGVILYILLCGVPPFWAETEQGVALAILRGLLDFKREPWPQVSESAKSLVRQMLEPDPKRRLTAQQVLDHPWLQNAKKAPNVPLGDIVRMRLKQFSVMNRFKKKALRVIAEHLSVEEVEVIRDMFSLMDTDNDGKISFEELKAGLKKVGSQLAEPEMKMLMEVADVDGNGVLDYGEFVAVTIHLQRMENDEHFRRAFMFFDKNESGFIELDELREALADEAGETDSDVLNEIMREVDTDKDGRISYDEFVAMMKTGTDWRKASRQYSRERFKSLSLNLIKDGSLQLHDGVTGQVVVV, encoded by the exons ATGGGAAATTGTAACGCCTGTGTGAGACCGGAGACTGCTGAGGACGAGAAGTCGGTTAATCGGAAGAAGAATGATAAAGAGCGgaaatcaaatccatattCTCGGGATCCTGTTGCTAGGTCGCCGGCTCCGCTTAGGGTTTTGAAAGATGTGATGCCGCTCAGTCACCGGACGCGAATTAGTGACAAGTATATACTGGGGCTTGAACTCGGTCGTGGAGAGTTCGGGATCACGTACCTGTGTACCGATAGAGAGACGAAGGAGGCTTTGGCTTGTAAATCGATATCGAAGAGGAAGCTGAGGACTGCGGTGGATATAGAGGATGTGAGGCGGGAGGTTGCTATAATGTCGAATTTGCCTGAGCATCCGAATATAGTGAAGCTTAAAGCGACTTACGAGGACAACGAGAATGTTCATCTGGTTATGGAGCTTTGTGAGGGAGGTGAGCTTTTCGATCGGATTGTAGCCAGAGGACACTACACCGAGCGCGCGGCAGCAAACGTCGTAAGAACAGTCGCTGAAGTGGTGAGGATGTGTCACGCGAACGGAGTTATGCACAGAGACTTGAAGCCTGAgaattttttgtttgctaACAAGAAGGAGCATTCGCCTCTCAAAGCGATTGATTTTGGCCTTTCTGTGTTCTTCAAGCCTG GGGAGAAGTTCTCGGAGATAGTGGGGAGTCCATACTACATGGCGCCAGAAGTATTGAAAAGAAACTACGGACCAGAGGTTGATATTTGGAGCGCCGGCGTGATATTATACATTTTATTGTGCGGTGTTCCGCCATTCTGGGCCG AAACTGAACAAGGAGTAGCTCTGGCAATTTTGAGGGGCTTACTTGATTTTAAGAGGGAACCATGGCCACAGGTTTCGGAGAGTGCTAAAAGCCTTGTCCGGCAGATGTTGGAGCCAGATCCTAAGAGGCGCTTAACTGCTCAGCAGGTGCTTG ATCATCCTTGGTTACAAAATGCAAAAAAAGCTCCAAATGTTCCACTGGGGGATATTGTAAGGATGAGACTCAAGCAGTTTTCTGTAATGAATCGGTTCAAAAAGAAAGCTTTGAGG GTGATAGCAGAGCACTTGTCTGTTGAAGAAGTTGAAGTGATCAGAGATATGTTTTCTTTGATGGACACCGACAATGATGGGAAAATATCTTTCGAGGAACTGAAGGCGGGACTAAAAAAGGTTGGCTCACAATTGGCTGAGCCCGAGATGAAAATGCTCATGGAAGTG GCTGATGTTGATGGTAATGGTGTGCTGGATTATGGAGAGTTTGTAGCAGTTACAATACATTTGCAGAGGATGGAAAATGACGAGCATTTTCGCAGAGCATTTATGttttttgataaaaatgaaagtggGTTCATTGAATTAGATGAGCTACGGGAAGCCTTAGCGGATGAAGCAGGTGAAACTGATAGCGATGTGCTGAATGAGATCATGCGCGAGGTTGACACAGACAAG gACGGACGAATAAGTTACGACGAGTTTGTGGCTATGATGAAAACCGGTACTGATTGGCGAAAGGCATCGAGGCAGTATTCTAGAGAGCGGTTCAAGAGTTTGAGTCTTAACCTGATAAAAGACGGATCATTGCAACTCCATGACGGGGTCACTGGACAAGTTGTAGTCGTGTGA
- the LOC111783046 gene encoding dnaJ homolog subfamily B member 1-like isoform X2, protein MGKDYYNILKVSRSASDEDLKRAYKRLALFWHPDKNPAYKHEAEAKFKQISEAYDVLSDPQKRQIYDLYGEETLKSGKIPPPTPQATSSSTYFPVYQHFQRQHPNTSTFKFKPRNAEDIYAEFFGSEGGGGSGSNVDGGGKSRGVRDAFSRFPNGAENGSGAQGRKAAAVEHALPCTLEELYKGAKKKMRISRNVYDVSGKFRTVEEILTIDIKPGWKKGTKITFPQKGNQEPGIIPADLIFVVDEKPHGIYRRDGNDLVVNHELTLLESLTDIVKLGDEMVLANEGMPISKEPGKKGNLRIKFDVKYPSRLTTEQKSDLIRVLGVVS, encoded by the exons ATGGGGAAGGATTACTATAATATACTGAAAGTGAGCCGAAGTGCTAGCGatgaagatttgaagagaGCTTACAAGAGATTAGCGTTGTTTTGGCATCCAGACAAGAACCCTGCGTATAAGCACGAAGCTGAGGCCAAATTCAAGCAAATTTCGGAGGCTTATGATGTTCTTAGCGATCCTCAGAAGCGTCAGATCTATGACCTTTACGGCGAAGAAACCCTCAAGTCCGGCAAGATTCCGCCGCCTACGCCCCAAGCCACGTCCTCCTCCACGTATTTTCCGGTTTACCAGCATTTTCAACGGCAGCATCCTAATACTTCCACGTTTAAGTTTAAACCTAGGAACGCGGAGGATATTTACGCGGAGTTTTTCGGATCGGAGGGCGGTGGTGGTAGCGGTAGCAATGTCGATGGGGGAGGGAAGAGCAGAGGGGTTAGGGATGCGTTTTCTAGATTTCCGAATGGGGCGGAGAATGGGAGTGGTGCTCAGGGGAGGAAGGCTGCTGCAGTTGAGCATGCGTTGCCTTGCACCTTGGAGGAGCTCTATAAAGGCGCcaaaaagaagatgaggatTTCGAGGAATGTGTATGATGTCTCTGG CAAGTTCCGGACAGTTGAAGAGATATTGACAATTGATATAAAACCAGGGTGGAAGAAGGGGACAAAGATCACTTTTCCTCAGAAGGGAAATCAGGAGCCTGGCATCATTCCAGCAGATCTTATATTTGTAGTGGATGAGAAACCACATGGTATATACCGGAGGGATGGGAATGATCTAGTGGTGAACCATGAACTAACGCTGCTGGAATCACTCACAG atattgtcaaaCTTGGTGATGAGATGGTTCTGGCAAATGAAGGAATGCCAATCTCAAAGGAACCTGGGAAGAAGGGAAACTTGAGAATCAAATTTGATGTCAAGTATCCTTCAAGGCTTACAACAGAACAGAAGTCTGATCTGATAAGAGTTCTTGGTGTAGTTTCATAG
- the LOC111783046 gene encoding dnaJ homolog subfamily B member 1-like isoform X1, translating into MGKDYYNILKVSRSASDEDLKRAYKRLALFWHPDKNPAYKHEAEAKFKQISEAYDVLSDPQKRQIYDLYGEETLKSGKIPPPTPQATSSSTYFPVYQHFQRQHPNTSTFKFKPRNAEDIYAEFFGSEGGGGSGSNVDGGGKSRGVRDAFSRFPNGAENGSGAQGRKAAAVEHALPCTLEELYKGAKKKMRISRNVYDVSGKFRTVEEILTIDIKPGWKKGTKITFPQKGNQEPGIIPADLIFVVDEKPHGIYRRDGNDLVVNHELTLLESLTGKTFEFTSLDGRTLIIPITDIVKLGDEMVLANEGMPISKEPGKKGNLRIKFDVKYPSRLTTEQKSDLIRVLGVVS; encoded by the exons ATGGGGAAGGATTACTATAATATACTGAAAGTGAGCCGAAGTGCTAGCGatgaagatttgaagagaGCTTACAAGAGATTAGCGTTGTTTTGGCATCCAGACAAGAACCCTGCGTATAAGCACGAAGCTGAGGCCAAATTCAAGCAAATTTCGGAGGCTTATGATGTTCTTAGCGATCCTCAGAAGCGTCAGATCTATGACCTTTACGGCGAAGAAACCCTCAAGTCCGGCAAGATTCCGCCGCCTACGCCCCAAGCCACGTCCTCCTCCACGTATTTTCCGGTTTACCAGCATTTTCAACGGCAGCATCCTAATACTTCCACGTTTAAGTTTAAACCTAGGAACGCGGAGGATATTTACGCGGAGTTTTTCGGATCGGAGGGCGGTGGTGGTAGCGGTAGCAATGTCGATGGGGGAGGGAAGAGCAGAGGGGTTAGGGATGCGTTTTCTAGATTTCCGAATGGGGCGGAGAATGGGAGTGGTGCTCAGGGGAGGAAGGCTGCTGCAGTTGAGCATGCGTTGCCTTGCACCTTGGAGGAGCTCTATAAAGGCGCcaaaaagaagatgaggatTTCGAGGAATGTGTATGATGTCTCTGG CAAGTTCCGGACAGTTGAAGAGATATTGACAATTGATATAAAACCAGGGTGGAAGAAGGGGACAAAGATCACTTTTCCTCAGAAGGGAAATCAGGAGCCTGGCATCATTCCAGCAGATCTTATATTTGTAGTGGATGAGAAACCACATGGTATATACCGGAGGGATGGGAATGATCTAGTGGTGAACCATGAACTAACGCTGCTGGAATCACTCACAGgtaaaacttttgaatttacCTCTCTGGATGGAAGGACTCTCATAATCCCtataacagatattgtcaaaCTTGGTGATGAGATGGTTCTGGCAAATGAAGGAATGCCAATCTCAAAGGAACCTGGGAAGAAGGGAAACTTGAGAATCAAATTTGATGTCAAGTATCCTTCAAGGCTTACAACAGAACAGAAGTCTGATCTGATAAGAGTTCTTGGTGTAGTTTCATAG
- the LOC111783046 gene encoding dnaJ homolog subfamily B member 1-like isoform X3, translating into MGKDYYNILKVSRSASDEDLKRAYKRLALFWHPDKNPAYKHEAEAKFKQISEAYDVLSDPQKRQIYDLYGEETLKSGKIPPPTPQATSSSTYFPVYQHFQRQHPNTSTFKFKPRNAEDIYAEFFGSEGGGGSGSNVDGGGKSRGVRDAFSRFPNGAENGSGAQGRKAAAVEHALPCTLEELYKGAKKKMRISRNVYDVSGKFRTVEEILTIDIKPGWKKGTKITFPQKGNQEPGIIPADLIFVVDEKPHGIYRRDGNDLVVNHELTLLESLTGMPISKEPGKKGNLRIKFDVKYPSRLTTEQKSDLIRVLGVVS; encoded by the exons ATGGGGAAGGATTACTATAATATACTGAAAGTGAGCCGAAGTGCTAGCGatgaagatttgaagagaGCTTACAAGAGATTAGCGTTGTTTTGGCATCCAGACAAGAACCCTGCGTATAAGCACGAAGCTGAGGCCAAATTCAAGCAAATTTCGGAGGCTTATGATGTTCTTAGCGATCCTCAGAAGCGTCAGATCTATGACCTTTACGGCGAAGAAACCCTCAAGTCCGGCAAGATTCCGCCGCCTACGCCCCAAGCCACGTCCTCCTCCACGTATTTTCCGGTTTACCAGCATTTTCAACGGCAGCATCCTAATACTTCCACGTTTAAGTTTAAACCTAGGAACGCGGAGGATATTTACGCGGAGTTTTTCGGATCGGAGGGCGGTGGTGGTAGCGGTAGCAATGTCGATGGGGGAGGGAAGAGCAGAGGGGTTAGGGATGCGTTTTCTAGATTTCCGAATGGGGCGGAGAATGGGAGTGGTGCTCAGGGGAGGAAGGCTGCTGCAGTTGAGCATGCGTTGCCTTGCACCTTGGAGGAGCTCTATAAAGGCGCcaaaaagaagatgaggatTTCGAGGAATGTGTATGATGTCTCTGG CAAGTTCCGGACAGTTGAAGAGATATTGACAATTGATATAAAACCAGGGTGGAAGAAGGGGACAAAGATCACTTTTCCTCAGAAGGGAAATCAGGAGCCTGGCATCATTCCAGCAGATCTTATATTTGTAGTGGATGAGAAACCACATGGTATATACCGGAGGGATGGGAATGATCTAGTGGTGAACCATGAACTAACGCTGCTGGAATCACTCACAG GAATGCCAATCTCAAAGGAACCTGGGAAGAAGGGAAACTTGAGAATCAAATTTGATGTCAAGTATCCTTCAAGGCTTACAACAGAACAGAAGTCTGATCTGATAAGAGTTCTTGGTGTAGTTTCATAG